The following are encoded together in the Acetobacter vaccinii genome:
- a CDS encoding ribonuclease J: MTEHTGDLAFLPLGGTGEIGMNLNLYRLNGTWLAIDCGIGFSGNDTPEAEILIPDPAFIVERKKDLAGLVVTHAHEDHIGAIAHVWPMLGCPIYVTPFAGIVLRRKLAEARLSDVPIKVIMPGSRFDVGPFDIEFVPVTHSVPEAQSLVLRTPAGIVVHTGDWKFDPEPQVGPPTDLDRLAAIGQEGVLALVCDSTNVMKPGPSQSEAEVRRSMAELIGGLKGRIAVTCFASNVARVETIALAAQAAGRTVVLVGRSLRNLDTAARECGYLSGVLPFMGEQDVNSIPDDQLLMIITGSQGEPRSALSRISLDMHPNISLGEGDTVIYSSRMIPGNERAIMAVQDNLTKRGVCVITDREHFVHVSGHATGGDVQKMYDLLKPQHVVPVHGEWRHLTAQAALAQEKGITPILLEDGDILRLAPGRLEVIDTAPTGRLALDGNRLLPMNGGVLAARRKMLFNGVVIGSFAVDDEGYVIGAPKISAPGLLEPDDLESVRVNEEFANALDVIPDELRTDDVAFRDAAKTALRRALSRKLQKRPLVDVHLLRV; this comes from the coding sequence ATGACAGAACACACCGGCGATCTGGCCTTTCTGCCCTTGGGTGGAACGGGTGAGATTGGCATGAATCTCAACCTTTATCGGCTGAATGGCACATGGCTGGCTATTGATTGCGGTATTGGCTTTAGCGGTAACGACACACCCGAAGCCGAGATCCTTATCCCCGATCCGGCCTTTATTGTTGAGCGCAAGAAAGACCTTGCCGGGCTGGTTGTCACCCACGCGCATGAAGACCACATTGGCGCCATCGCCCATGTCTGGCCCATGCTGGGGTGCCCGATTTATGTGACCCCGTTTGCCGGTATTGTGCTGCGCCGCAAACTGGCCGAGGCACGGCTGTCGGATGTGCCGATCAAGGTGATCATGCCGGGTAGCCGTTTTGATGTCGGGCCTTTTGACATTGAATTTGTGCCGGTTACGCACTCCGTGCCCGAAGCGCAGTCCCTTGTCCTGCGGACACCAGCAGGCATTGTGGTGCACACAGGCGACTGGAAGTTTGACCCTGAGCCGCAGGTTGGCCCGCCAACCGACCTGGACCGACTGGCCGCCATCGGGCAGGAAGGTGTGCTGGCGCTGGTGTGTGACAGCACCAATGTCATGAAGCCCGGCCCCTCCCAGTCGGAAGCGGAAGTCCGGCGCAGCATGGCCGAACTGATCGGCGGGCTCAAAGGCCGTATTGCTGTAACGTGCTTTGCGTCCAACGTTGCGCGGGTGGAAACCATTGCTCTGGCCGCGCAGGCTGCGGGGCGGACTGTGGTGCTGGTTGGGCGCTCACTCCGCAACCTCGATACCGCAGCGCGGGAATGTGGCTATCTGTCGGGTGTGCTGCCCTTTATGGGCGAGCAGGATGTTAATTCCATCCCCGATGACCAGTTGCTGATGATCATCACCGGCAGCCAGGGTGAACCCCGCTCGGCGCTGTCCCGTATCTCGCTGGATATGCACCCCAATATCTCGCTGGGTGAGGGCGATACGGTCATTTATTCCAGCCGTATGATCCCGGGGAATGAGCGGGCCATCATGGCGGTGCAGGATAACCTGACCAAGCGTGGTGTTTGTGTCATTACCGACCGTGAGCATTTTGTGCATGTGTCTGGCCATGCCACGGGCGGTGATGTGCAGAAGATGTATGATCTGCTCAAGCCCCAGCATGTAGTGCCCGTGCATGGTGAATGGCGACACCTGACAGCCCAGGCTGCTCTGGCGCAGGAAAAAGGGATTACCCCCATTCTGCTGGAGGATGGTGACATCCTGCGTCTGGCCCCAGGTCGGCTTGAGGTCATTGATACTGCCCCGACAGGTCGTTTGGCACTGGATGGCAACCGCCTGCTGCCGATGAACGGGGGCGTTCTGGCGGCACGCCGTAAGATGCTGTTCAATGGCGTGGTGATTGGCAGCTTCGCAGTGGATGACGAAGGGTATGTCATCGGTGCTCCCAAGATCAGCGCACCAGGGCTGCTTGAGCCTGATGATCTGGAAAGCGTGCGCGTGAATGAAGAATTCGCCAACGCGCTTGATGTCATTCCTGATGAACTGCGGACGGATGACGTGGCTTTCCGCGATGCCGCCAAAACAGCATTGCGGCGCGCTCTGAGCCGCAAACTGCAAAAGCGCCCGCTGGTGGACGTGCATCTGCTACGCGTATAA
- a CDS encoding type III pantothenate kinase, translating to MLLVIDAGNTNVVFAVHDGAKWRGVWRLTMQAQRTSDEYGVWLSALLKTQGIAADDIEGAVIGTVVPAALYHLRALCRQWFAVEPLLASTRLDWGFAIKVDNPDEVGVDRLLNGLAAHYTYGGPLTVIDFGTATTFDVVDREGCYCGGVIAPGINLSVEALHQAAARLPRIGVGRPVGDSAIGRNTVSAMRSGVFWGYIGLIEGIVERIRREVGPMKVLATGGLAPLFSEGTTVFDHVDSMLTLDGLRLLAGRNPLPKLTVDRDFLAEG from the coding sequence TTGCTGCTCGTCATTGATGCGGGGAACACCAATGTCGTTTTTGCCGTTCATGACGGAGCAAAGTGGCGCGGTGTCTGGCGCCTGACCATGCAGGCCCAGCGCACGTCAGACGAATATGGTGTCTGGCTGTCGGCGCTGCTGAAAACACAGGGCATTGCTGCGGACGATATTGAAGGTGCTGTTATTGGCACGGTTGTGCCTGCTGCCCTGTATCATTTGCGCGCATTATGTCGGCAGTGGTTTGCTGTCGAGCCACTTCTGGCGTCTACCCGGTTGGACTGGGGCTTTGCCATCAAGGTGGATAACCCTGATGAAGTCGGGGTGGACCGCCTGCTCAATGGACTTGCAGCGCACTATACCTACGGTGGCCCGCTAACTGTTATCGATTTTGGCACCGCGACCACGTTCGATGTGGTCGATCGGGAAGGCTGCTATTGCGGCGGGGTTATCGCCCCTGGGATCAATCTGTCGGTCGAGGCGTTACATCAGGCAGCGGCGCGTCTGCCTCGTATTGGTGTAGGTCGGCCGGTAGGGGATTCTGCCATCGGGCGCAACACGGTCTCGGCCATGCGCTCGGGCGTGTTCTGGGGGTATATCGGGTTGATTGAGGGGATCGTCGAGAGGATCAGGCGGGAAGTGGGGCCTATGAAGGTGCTCGCAACCGGTGGTCTGGCTCCGCTCTTCTCGGAAGGAACGACTGTTTTTGATCATGTGGATTCAATGCTGACCCTTGATGGGCTGCGCTTGCTGGCGGGGCGTAACCCCCTGCCAAAACTGACTGTGGACCGAGATTTTCTGGCGGAAGGATAA